In Panacibacter ginsenosidivorans, the following proteins share a genomic window:
- a CDS encoding DUF1599 domain-containing protein, which yields MSNTNTQFDEVVKSCKDIFIKKTKDYGTSWRVLRTISVVDQIFIKALRIRTIQEKQEQKVGDDIASEFKGIINYAVIGMIQLQLGKPAVEDVNAEQASVWYDEQVAVAKKTMQDKNHDYGEAWREMSQESFADLILVKLLRIKQILQNDGQTLISEGIDANYIDILNYAVFALILIAEGMH from the coding sequence ATGAGCAATACGAATACACAATTTGATGAGGTTGTAAAAAGTTGTAAAGATATTTTTATAAAAAAGACGAAAGATTATGGTACATCGTGGCGTGTGTTGCGCACTATTAGTGTGGTTGACCAGATCTTTATTAAAGCATTGCGTATACGTACGATACAGGAAAAGCAGGAGCAAAAAGTTGGCGATGATATTGCCAGTGAATTCAAAGGCATTATTAATTATGCAGTGATAGGCATGATACAATTGCAATTGGGTAAACCTGCTGTGGAAGATGTAAATGCAGAGCAGGCAAGCGTTTGGTATGATGAGCAGGTTGCTGTTGCAAAAAAGACAATGCAGGATAAGAATCATGATTACGGTGAAGCATGGCGCGAAATGAGCCAGGAAAGTTTTGCTGATCTTATTTTGGTGAAGCTGTTGCGCATAAAACAAATTCTGCAAAACGACGGACAGACATTGATAAGCGAAGGCATTGATGCAAATTATATTGACATACTTAACTATGCTGTGTTTGCGTTAATTTTAATTGCAGAGGGGATGCATTGA
- a CDS encoding ABC transporter permease, whose translation MLRFITRKLVYGMLVLLGVVILVFFLFQGFGDPARLVIGQTGDSATINNIRKELALDQPKWKQFVLYLNDISPISVYSKEDIATRELKGIFIGTDTKLAIKFPYLRRSYQTRKEVSSILMEALPGTLVLAFTAMFIATVLGILLGVLAAVKQNTWMDTSAVFASVLGISAPSFFMGIILAYLFGFMLSDYTGLHMTGSLYEYDVFEGKQLQLQNLILPAITLGIRPLAIITQLTRSAMLDVLSMDYIRTAYAKGLSRKAVVFKHALRNALNPVVTAITGWFAELLAGAFFVEYIFGWKGIGKVTVDALEKLDFPVVMGSVLLTATFFIMVNILADILYGVIDPRVRLH comes from the coding sequence ATGCTTCGTTTTATTACAAGGAAATTAGTCTATGGTATGCTTGTTTTATTAGGGGTAGTAATTCTTGTGTTCTTTCTATTCCAGGGTTTTGGAGATCCTGCAAGATTGGTGATTGGTCAAACAGGTGATAGTGCAACCATTAACAACATTCGTAAAGAATTGGCACTTGATCAGCCAAAATGGAAACAATTTGTTTTATACCTCAACGATATTTCCCCCATTAGTGTTTATTCAAAAGAAGATATTGCCACCCGTGAATTAAAAGGAATTTTTATCGGGACCGATACAAAGCTTGCTATTAAATTTCCTTATCTCAGGCGTTCTTACCAAACACGTAAAGAAGTTTCATCTATACTAATGGAAGCGTTGCCGGGAACATTAGTGCTTGCCTTTACAGCAATGTTCATTGCGACTGTATTAGGTATTCTGTTGGGAGTGCTTGCCGCCGTAAAACAAAATACGTGGATGGATACTTCTGCCGTTTTTGCCAGTGTGCTCGGCATTTCTGCACCATCTTTTTTTATGGGTATCATACTTGCCTACTTATTTGGATTTATGCTAAGTGACTATACTGGTTTGCACATGACGGGCAGTTTATATGAGTATGATGTTTTTGAAGGAAAACAATTACAGTTACAAAATCTTATACTGCCTGCAATAACATTGGGTATTCGTCCACTGGCCATCATTACACAACTTACACGCAGTGCCATGCTTGATGTGCTGAGTATGGATTATATACGCACTGCTTATGCAAAAGGTTTAAGCAGGAAAGCCGTTGTATTTAAACATGCATTACGCAATGCATTAAATCCTGTTGTAACAGCCATTACAGGCTGGTTTGCAGAATTGCTTGCCGGTGCTTTTTTTGTAGAATATATTTTCGGTTGGAAAGGTATTGGAAAAGTAACCGTTGATGCTTTGGAGAAGTTAGATTTCCCGGTTGTAATGGGAAGTGTATTATTAACCGCAACATTTTTTATAATGGTGAATATACTCGCAGATATTCTTTACGGTGTCATAGACCCAAGAGTGCGGCTTCACTGA
- the folP gene encoding dihydropteroate synthase: protein MFTLNCRGRLLTINQPIVMGIINATPDSFFTGSRQQTIDVALEQAEKMIREGATILDIGGQSTRPGSEKINAAEELHRVLPIIAAIHKAFPKTITSVDTYYASVAKEAVEAGADIINDISGGLMDEQMLSTVAALKTPFVCMHMKGNPQNMQAQAQYENITKEMLEYFIERTEACKLAGITDVIVDPGFGFSKTIAHNFELLRNLSAFKMLEKPILLGLSRKGTIYKTLGITAEEALNGTTVLNTIGLLNGATILRVHDVKEAMETIKLLNAYWH from the coding sequence ATGTTTACACTTAACTGCCGTGGAAGATTACTAACAATTAACCAACCCATTGTAATGGGCATTATCAATGCCACGCCTGATTCATTCTTCACTGGCAGCAGGCAGCAAACAATTGATGTAGCTCTGGAACAGGCCGAAAAGATGATAAGGGAAGGCGCAACCATTTTAGATATCGGCGGACAAAGCACAAGACCCGGCAGCGAAAAGATAAATGCTGCAGAAGAATTACACCGTGTGCTACCAATAATTGCAGCCATTCATAAAGCTTTCCCCAAAACAATTACTTCTGTTGATACCTACTATGCATCTGTTGCAAAAGAAGCAGTGGAAGCAGGCGCTGATATCATTAATGATATCAGCGGCGGATTGATGGATGAACAAATGCTATCAACAGTTGCTGCGCTCAAAACACCGTTTGTTTGTATGCATATGAAAGGCAACCCGCAGAACATGCAGGCGCAGGCTCAATATGAAAACATTACCAAAGAAATGCTCGAATATTTTATTGAAAGAACAGAAGCCTGCAAGCTGGCCGGCATTACTGACGTGATCGTGGATCCCGGTTTTGGTTTCAGTAAAACCATTGCGCATAATTTTGAGCTGTTGCGTAATTTATCTGCATTTAAAATGCTAGAAAAGCCAATCCTGTTGGGCCTTTCAAGAAAGGGGACTATTTACAAAACATTGGGCATTACTGCCGAAGAAGCATTAAATGGCACCACGGTTTTAAATACAATTGGTTTATTAAACGGTGCTACCATACTGCGGGTACACGATGTAAAAGAAGCCATGGAAACCATTAAATTACTGAATGCTTATTGGCATTAA
- the rimM gene encoding ribosome maturation factor RimM (Essential for efficient processing of 16S rRNA): MDNNYINIGKIVSVHALNGEVIIKHALGKKTIFKEGDVIFVEQVKGAYLPHFVTSSKAKTEEETILQFDDIDSREKALKFIKKQVWLTEEDFAKYAAKNSPIALIGFTLLNEGEKLGIIDEVIEQPHQVLLTIKINGKEALIPLHEETLDNIDRKKKEVHVTLPDGLLEIYLE, from the coding sequence ATGGATAACAACTACATTAATATTGGTAAGATTGTAAGTGTACATGCATTAAATGGTGAAGTGATCATTAAACATGCGCTTGGCAAGAAAACAATTTTCAAAGAAGGAGATGTAATTTTTGTTGAACAGGTAAAAGGGGCTTACCTGCCACATTTTGTTACTTCATCAAAAGCCAAAACAGAGGAGGAAACGATTTTGCAATTTGATGATATAGATTCAAGAGAAAAAGCACTGAAGTTTATTAAGAAACAAGTTTGGCTTACCGAAGAAGATTTTGCGAAATATGCTGCAAAGAATTCACCAATTGCATTAATTGGTTTTACACTCCTCAACGAAGGTGAAAAGCTTGGCATCATTGATGAAGTAATAGAGCAACCGCACCAGGTTTTATTGACTATAAAGATCAATGGTAAAGAAGCGTTGATTCCATTGCATGAAGAAACACTTGATAATATTGATCGCAAAAAAAAGGAAGTGCATGTAACCCTTCCTGATGGTTTATTAGAAATTTATTTAGAGTAA
- the rpmF gene encoding 50S ribosomal protein L32, with amino-acid sequence MPNPKRRHSQQRSAKRRTHYVAQEVTLSKDSATGETHVRHRAHVSEGKLFYKGKLVSEKAPLKA; translated from the coding sequence ATGCCAAATCCAAAGCGCAGACATTCACAACAGCGCAGTGCAAAGAGAAGAACGCATTATGTTGCCCAGGAAGTAACATTAAGCAAAGACAGCGCTACAGGCGAAACACATGTACGCCACCGTGCACATGTAAGCGAAGGAAAATTATTTTACAAGGGTAAGTTGGTGTCTGAAAAAGCACCGTTGAAAGCTTAA
- the plsX gene encoding phosphate acyltransferase PlsX, with product MNIAFDMMGGDFAPLEAVKGLQIYLSASSRPATIFCLGDEAVLQPLLHEYNIDSEKIKVIHAPEIVGYHEPPTKALKEKPNSSISIGFGLLAKGKVDAFISAGNTGAMLVGTMYTIKTIEGVLRPTIPTIVPKLNGATGLLLDVGLNVDCKPEHLNHFAILGSQYAQHILNINNPRVGLLNVGEEEGKGNQLCKETYPLLKENNKINFVGNIEGRDIFQDKADVVVCDGFTGNVILKLAESVYDVALNRQVHDDEYFNRFHYEQYGGTPVLGVARPVVIGHGISNDKAFMNMISTAEKMINTDLCNKIQESFSA from the coding sequence ATGAATATTGCATTTGACATGATGGGTGGCGACTTCGCTCCGCTTGAAGCGGTTAAAGGTTTGCAGATTTATCTGTCGGCTTCTTCGCGTCCGGCTACTATATTTTGTTTAGGTGATGAGGCTGTATTACAGCCTCTTTTGCATGAATATAATATCGATAGTGAAAAGATAAAAGTTATTCATGCACCTGAAATAGTGGGATACCACGAACCTCCTACAAAAGCTCTGAAAGAAAAGCCAAACTCTTCTATCTCCATTGGTTTTGGTTTGCTTGCAAAAGGCAAAGTTGATGCATTCATTAGTGCCGGTAACACCGGTGCCATGCTTGTAGGCACGATGTATACCATCAAAACAATTGAAGGTGTTTTAAGACCAACCATTCCAACGATTGTTCCGAAGCTAAATGGGGCTACGGGTTTGCTGCTTGATGTAGGTTTGAATGTTGATTGTAAACCAGAGCACTTAAATCATTTCGCAATTCTTGGCAGCCAATATGCACAACATATTTTGAACATTAATAATCCACGTGTTGGTTTGTTGAATGTAGGTGAAGAAGAAGGCAAAGGCAACCAGCTTTGTAAAGAAACTTACCCGTTGCTGAAAGAAAACAACAAGATCAATTTTGTTGGTAACATTGAAGGCAGAGATATTTTCCAGGACAAGGCTGATGTTGTTGTCTGCGATGGTTTTACAGGTAACGTAATTTTAAAACTTGCCGAATCTGTGTACGATGTGGCGCTCAATCGCCAGGTGCACGATGATGAATATTTTAACCGTTTTCACTACGAACAATACGGCGGCACACCAGTGCTTGGTGTAGCAAGACCAGTTGTTATTGGTCATGGTATCAGTAATGATAAAGCTTTCATGAACATGATTTCTACCGCAGAAAAAATGATCAATACTGATCTCTGTAATAAAATACAGGAAAGTTTTTCTGCATAA
- the rocD gene encoding ornithine--oxo-acid transaminase, whose product MLTHTSLSERSAHFLHLEEDYSAHNYHPIPVVLEKGSGVFVWDVDGKRYYDFLSGYSAVNQGHCHPRIINKLIEQSQKLTLCSRAFHNNLFGEYAQFITSYFGFDKVLPMNTGVEAVETAIKLARRWGYVVKGIEDNKAKIIVCAQNFHGRTSSVISFSSDPSAYTRFGPLMPGFEIIAYDDLAALEKAFQDKNVAAFLFEPIQGEAGVKVPSDGYIKGIRDLCTEYNVLMLADEIQTGLARTGKMLACDHENVKADILILGKALSGGTMPVSAVLANDNIMLNLKAGEHGSTYGGNPLACAVAIESLKVLKEEHMTENAAAMGELFRSELQKLNSPFITTIRGKGLLNAIVVSHSNPEAAWDLCLELKENDLLAKPTHGDKIRFAPPLLITKEQILECVGIIDKSLKILE is encoded by the coding sequence ATGCTTACGCATACATCATTATCAGAGCGCTCTGCGCATTTCCTGCATTTGGAAGAAGATTACAGTGCGCACAATTATCATCCCATTCCTGTTGTTTTAGAAAAAGGTTCCGGTGTTTTTGTGTGGGATGTTGACGGCAAACGTTATTACGATTTTCTAAGCGGTTACTCTGCTGTAAACCAGGGACATTGTCATCCACGCATTATTAACAAATTAATTGAGCAGTCACAAAAACTTACCCTCTGTTCAAGAGCATTTCACAACAATTTGTTTGGCGAGTATGCACAATTCATCACCAGTTATTTTGGTTTTGATAAAGTGTTGCCGATGAATACCGGTGTTGAAGCAGTAGAAACAGCCATCAAACTTGCACGCCGTTGGGGCTACGTGGTAAAAGGTATTGAGGATAATAAAGCGAAGATCATTGTGTGCGCACAGAACTTTCATGGCCGCACAAGTTCCGTTATTTCTTTCAGCAGTGATCCTTCTGCTTACACAAGATTTGGTCCTTTAATGCCCGGCTTTGAGATCATTGCTTATGATGATCTCGCCGCTTTGGAAAAAGCATTCCAGGACAAGAATGTAGCTGCATTTCTTTTTGAACCTATACAAGGCGAAGCTGGTGTAAAAGTTCCTTCTGATGGCTATATAAAAGGCATCCGTGACCTCTGCACAGAATACAATGTGCTGATGCTGGCGGATGAGATACAAACAGGTCTTGCACGTACCGGTAAAATGCTGGCCTGCGATCATGAAAATGTAAAAGCGGATATATTGATCCTTGGCAAAGCATTGAGTGGCGGCACGATGCCTGTGTCCGCAGTGTTGGCCAATGATAATATTATGCTGAACCTAAAAGCCGGTGAACATGGTTCTACTTATGGTGGCAATCCATTGGCCTGTGCTGTAGCAATCGAATCTTTAAAAGTATTGAAAGAGGAACACATGACAGAGAACGCCGCTGCTATGGGTGAACTCTTCCGCAGTGAATTACAAAAACTCAACTCACCATTTATTACTACCATTCGTGGTAAGGGTTTGTTGAATGCAATTGTTGTTTCACACAGCAATCCCGAAGCTGCGTGGGATCTTTGCCTCGAGTTAAAAGAAAATGATTTGCTTGCCAAACCTACACATGGCGATAAGATCCGTTTTGCACCACCACTGCTCATTACAAAAGAGCAGATACTGGAATGTGTAGGTATCATTGATAAGTCGCTGAAGATTTTGGAATAA
- a CDS encoding class I SAM-dependent methyltransferase, with translation MKKLSKTLKAIAAIIKNPWLLNNVLADDAVWQQYIEKSYQIKNGLPVVDINEISPNFSETLDCVAFLDGSSLPTDFALLKSLTKRFKDCSYFEIGTWRGESAINVAENCKECYTLNLSKEEIISLGLGEKYADLHGFFSKGKENIKHITGNSLTYDFKSVHKKFDLIFIDGDHRNEYVKNDTQKIFEHLIHEKSIVVWHDYAYNPEKYRPEVLAGILDGIPVAFRKNLYHVSNTMCAIFIREQFPASVLQSPVTPDKTFKIKIESRSI, from the coding sequence ATGAAAAAATTAAGCAAGACATTAAAGGCAATTGCGGCAATAATAAAAAATCCCTGGCTCTTAAATAATGTGCTTGCAGATGATGCAGTGTGGCAGCAATACATTGAAAAAAGCTACCAGATAAAAAACGGTTTGCCTGTTGTAGACATTAATGAAATTTCACCGAACTTCTCCGAAACGCTTGACTGTGTTGCTTTTTTAGACGGCAGCTCTCTACCTACAGATTTTGCTTTATTAAAATCATTGACCAAAAGATTTAAAGATTGCAGTTATTTTGAAATTGGTACCTGGCGTGGCGAAAGTGCAATTAATGTCGCAGAGAACTGCAAGGAATGCTACACGTTGAATCTCTCAAAAGAAGAAATCATATCATTAGGCTTGGGTGAAAAATATGCTGACCTGCATGGCTTCTTTTCAAAAGGCAAAGAAAATATCAAACACATAACAGGCAATTCTTTGACTTATGATTTTAAAAGTGTACACAAAAAATTTGATTTAATTTTTATCGATGGAGATCACCGCAACGAATATGTAAAAAATGATACACAAAAAATATTTGAGCATCTTATCCATGAAAAATCAATTGTCGTTTGGCATGACTATGCATACAATCCTGAAAAGTACAGACCAGAAGTTTTAGCAGGTATACTCGATGGAATTCCTGTTGCATTTCGAAAAAATCTTTATCATGTATCCAATACAATGTGTGCAATTTTTATAAGAGAACAATTTCCAGCTTCTGTTTTACAAAGTCCGGTAACCCCCGATAAAACATTTAAAATAAAGATAGAAAGCAGAAGTATTTGA
- a CDS encoding DUF721 domain-containing protein, which translates to MAQLQIGDALKQFIEKSKLKNGIRAVQIESVWEEVMGKTIAKYTDKIEIINHTLFINTAVGPLKNELLYQKEKIIERINEAMGESYIRNVVIR; encoded by the coding sequence ATGGCACAACTTCAAATTGGTGATGCATTGAAACAATTCATTGAGAAAAGCAAACTCAAGAATGGCATTCGTGCGGTGCAGATTGAAAGTGTGTGGGAAGAAGTGATGGGCAAAACGATTGCCAAATACACAGATAAGATTGAGATCATCAACCATACCTTATTTATAAATACTGCAGTAGGCCCTCTTAAGAATGAGTTGCTTTACCAAAAAGAGAAAATCATTGAACGCATCAATGAAGCAATGGGTGAATCTTACATAAGAAATGTTGTTATCCGCTAA
- a CDS encoding CBS domain-containing protein: MRTVSEILKTKGPQFNYIAPTRTVLEAVSLMKAENISYLIVRENGNYLGIICERDYTHKVILLNKHSDTTLVKEIMSTDLPVVGLSDTTEECMMLMNSSKSRYLPVFEGFEFKGVITIHDLMREAIAASEKPGAVPTEHHEKLMRDYWI, from the coding sequence ATGCGCACTGTAAGTGAAATATTGAAAACAAAAGGCCCGCAATTCAATTATATTGCTCCAACCAGAACTGTGCTCGAAGCGGTTAGTTTAATGAAAGCAGAGAATATCAGCTATCTTATTGTAAGAGAGAATGGAAATTATTTGGGTATTATTTGCGAAAGAGATTACACGCATAAAGTTATATTGCTTAATAAACATTCAGATACAACACTTGTAAAAGAGATCATGAGTACAGACCTTCCGGTAGTTGGTTTAAGTGATACCACAGAGGAATGTATGATGCTTATGAATTCTTCCAAAAGCCGCTATTTGCCTGTATTTGAGGGTTTTGAATTCAAAGGTGTAATTACTATTCACGACCTGATGCGTGAAGCAATTGCTGCAAGCGAAAAGCCGGGCGCAGTTCCTACAGAACATCATGAAAAACTGATGAGAGATTACTGGATATAG
- a CDS encoding saccharopine dehydrogenase family protein gives MKIAVLGSGMVGRTMAIDLAQKHDVTSFDASEHALDILKSKSSNTKTVKTDLKAYSNYSNLLQDFDLIITAVPGFMGFNTLKAVIEAGKNVVDISFFPEDALVLDALAKQKNVTAITDCGVAPGVSNLVIGYYNTIMDINSFECYVGGLPKTRKKPFEYKAPFSPIDVIEEYTRPARLKENGQIVVKPAMTEVELMDFDEVGTLECFNTDGLRSILYTMPHVPNLKEKTLRYPGHAELIVALQRSGFFSEEIINYKGKEIKPLEYTSAILLNEWKLGQEEEEFTIMKVVVKGKMSGADKTIEYSMLDRFDNASKTSSMSRTTGYTCTAAANAFAEGLITKKGVFPPELIGDDKKVFDYVINYLKERNVNWIKKEY, from the coding sequence ATGAAAATAGCAGTATTAGGAAGTGGTATGGTTGGACGTACCATGGCTATTGATCTCGCACAAAAGCATGATGTAACTTCTTTTGATGCAAGCGAACATGCACTTGACATCCTGAAATCGAAATCATCCAATACAAAAACCGTAAAGACAGATTTAAAAGCTTATAGCAACTATTCAAATCTTTTACAGGATTTCGATTTAATAATAACTGCAGTTCCCGGCTTTATGGGTTTCAATACATTGAAGGCTGTAATTGAAGCAGGCAAGAATGTCGTAGATATTTCTTTCTTTCCGGAAGATGCGTTGGTATTAGATGCTTTAGCAAAACAAAAAAATGTCACTGCTATTACAGATTGCGGTGTTGCACCTGGCGTAAGTAATTTGGTTATCGGTTACTACAACACAATTATGGATATAAATAGCTTTGAATGTTATGTTGGTGGTTTACCAAAGACAAGAAAGAAACCTTTTGAATACAAAGCGCCCTTCTCTCCCATTGATGTTATTGAAGAATATACACGTCCTGCTCGTTTAAAAGAAAACGGGCAGATCGTTGTAAAGCCCGCAATGACTGAAGTTGAGCTAATGGATTTTGATGAAGTTGGCACGCTCGAATGTTTTAATACAGATGGTTTGCGTTCTATTTTATACACGATGCCACATGTTCCAAATCTCAAAGAAAAAACATTGCGTTACCCCGGTCATGCAGAATTGATCGTTGCGTTGCAAAGAAGTGGTTTCTTTTCTGAAGAGATAATTAACTATAAGGGCAAGGAAATAAAACCATTGGAATATACTTCAGCTATTTTATTAAATGAATGGAAACTTGGGCAGGAAGAAGAAGAGTTTACTATAATGAAAGTTGTTGTAAAAGGGAAAATGAGTGGTGCAGATAAAACTATAGAATACTCAATGCTTGACAGGTTTGATAATGCAAGCAAAACTTCATCTATGTCACGCACCACAGGTTATACCTGCACCGCTGCTGCAAATGCTTTTGCAGAAGGCTTAATTACAAAAAAAGGTGTGTTTCCTCCGGAATTAATTGGTGATGATAAAAAAGTATTTGATTATGTTATCAATTACCTGAAAGAAAGAAATGTGAATTGGATAAAGAAAGAATATTAA
- a CDS encoding YceD family protein, translating into MNHRRAYEIAFVGLKPGIHHFDYQVDDKFFKHYGEQDFSHCTAKIKLELEKNNSFMMLKFDVDGSADVSCDRCGNDLTMQLWDEFRITVKLVDEPDTMNEQEEDPDVYYISKTESHIYVGDWIYEFINLSIPMQKMCAEDEVGGPQCNKEVLEKLKQMQTEAEKETKSNTSVWKGLEKFKNLEEE; encoded by the coding sequence ATGAACCACCGGAGAGCGTACGAAATTGCATTTGTGGGACTAAAACCCGGTATTCATCACTTTGATTACCAGGTAGATGATAAGTTCTTTAAACACTATGGTGAACAGGATTTTTCCCATTGTACAGCTAAAATAAAGCTGGAACTGGAAAAAAATAATTCGTTCATGATGCTGAAGTTTGACGTGGATGGAAGTGCAGATGTCAGCTGTGACCGTTGTGGCAATGATCTTACCATGCAGCTTTGGGATGAATTCAGGATTACTGTAAAACTGGTAGATGAACCTGATACAATGAATGAACAGGAAGAAGATCCCGACGTTTATTATATCAGCAAAACGGAAAGTCATATTTATGTTGGCGACTGGATCTATGAGTTCATAAACCTGAGCATACCAATGCAGAAAATGTGTGCGGAAGATGAAGTTGGCGGACCACAGTGCAATAAAGAGGTATTGGAGAAGTTGAAACAGATGCAGACGGAAGCGGAGAAAGAAACAAAGAGTAATACAAGTGTTTGGAAAGGATTGGAAAAGTTTAAGAACCTGGAAGAAGAATAG
- a CDS encoding BT_3928 family protein: protein MKKLLIVIRWIVGLLFIFSGLVKANDPLGLSYKMQEFFEVWGLSSLNDYTLALSLVMNIFEVLAGVAIIIGWRMKLFTWLILLLIIFFTFLTGYAALSGKIKTCGCFGDCLPLTPTTSFIKDLILLLLILILFVNRRKVDSALSAPRAILLLGLCIIAVAFFQNYVMTYLPVKDCLPFKKGANIVENMKVLPGHGDIFKLTFKYKKNGKEMEFAADSLPADLDSTYEFVDRYQKLVKKGNEPQIVDFALQDLNGNDTTISILNQGNYYVMVFVNDFTDYGSWHNKDFDTLVNVLAAKRLPLFVVTSQKEEAEKLFSGKENITVLICDGTVIKTAARVNPTYFIMQMANIKGKYSYADMDEVIKMAKDAPLNTRPAD from the coding sequence ATGAAAAAATTATTGATCGTTATACGCTGGATCGTTGGCCTGCTGTTTATCTTTTCAGGATTGGTAAAAGCAAATGATCCGCTGGGTTTGAGTTACAAGATGCAGGAGTTTTTTGAAGTGTGGGGGTTAAGCAGCCTGAATGATTATACACTGGCGCTTTCATTGGTAATGAACATCTTTGAAGTGCTGGCCGGTGTAGCGATTATTATTGGCTGGCGTATGAAACTGTTTACCTGGTTAATATTGTTGCTGATCATTTTCTTTACATTCTTAACAGGCTATGCTGCATTATCCGGTAAAATAAAAACATGTGGCTGCTTTGGGGATTGCCTTCCGCTAACACCTACGACTTCCTTTATAAAAGATCTCATACTACTGTTATTAATATTGATACTTTTTGTAAACAGACGAAAGGTAGATTCTGCATTGTCTGCGCCAAGAGCAATACTGCTATTGGGTTTGTGTATTATTGCTGTAGCGTTTTTTCAGAATTATGTAATGACTTATTTGCCGGTAAAAGATTGTCTTCCTTTTAAAAAAGGCGCCAACATTGTTGAGAACATGAAAGTGTTGCCCGGCCATGGCGATATTTTTAAACTAACTTTTAAATACAAAAAGAACGGTAAGGAAATGGAATTTGCTGCAGATAGCCTGCCGGCTGATCTTGATTCAACCTATGAGTTTGTTGACCGTTATCAAAAGCTGGTTAAAAAAGGTAATGAACCTCAAATTGTTGATTTTGCTTTGCAGGATTTAAATGGAAATGATACAACTATCTCTATACTTAACCAGGGAAATTATTATGTAATGGTCTTTGTAAATGATTTTACTGATTATGGAAGTTGGCACAATAAGGATTTTGATACACTGGTAAATGTTCTTGCAGCTAAACGTTTGCCATTGTTTGTTGTAACCTCTCAAAAAGAAGAAGCGGAAAAATTATTCAGCGGCAAGGAAAACATTACCGTACTTATTTGCGATGGAACGGTAATAAAAACAGCAGCAAGGGTAAATCCTACTTATTTTATTATGCAGATGGCAAACATAAAAGGAAAGTATAGTTATGCAGATATGGATGAAGTGATAAAGATGGCAAAAGATGCTCCACTAAACACTAGGCCTGCTGATTAA